TTCAAACATTTTGGAAAAGGAAATGATATCCTTTTTCAAATTAAAAAAGGATTCGATATAGGTGAAATTATGTACTCCCGTATATTTACCCTCTTGAAGTGATAGTCCTTGCCATTCTCCATCGAAGATATTTGCTGCAACAACTGGTTTTTGAAAACTTGTAAATTTAGCTATTTCGTTGGATGATATGTATCCAATAGTTACCACCAAATCAAGCTCGGGATCATCCATTAAGACTTGAATATTCTGTTTAGCGATATCAGAATCCCAACCGGCACTCAGCTCTTTAAATGTAAGGTCTAATCTTGCGAGATTTAGTGCCTCTATTTCCGATTTAAAATTCTCCGTAAGTTGATCAAGCTCAAGCGAATTTGCATCTTTGCAAATTCCTATTTTAAGCGTTGATTGTGCTTGTATAACTGTAGTGGAAAACACAAGCCATAGGATTACCATAAAAAATGTTTTGCTATTTTTCATGCGATACTATATTCTATTCGTTTATAATCGATTCTTTTCATTATTGAGTTTTTTCAAAGTTAGTTATTAATTCTTTATATTGCAATGGATTTTGCTTTTCGCGCAAACAATTTCAGTTAAATTTTCCTGCTCAATTCCTTTTAAAGCCACCGTAATAATCAATTTTCTGCAAAGTTAGTTAATATTTACTAACCGGCTTGATAAATCCCATTTATTTTATTAACTAAAGTGAAAAAAACGTAAAAAAAGATCTCTACGCTTTTAAAATGAACAAAAAACAAATCTCTTCTTTTTACTAATTAATCAAGTATAAACTTAAGTCCACCAGTAATAACACTGGCCTTTAGTCCAGAATCTCTTTCGTATTGGTGAAAGTTTAAGTCAATACTTTTTAGCCCAAACTTCCATATTCTAAAACTCGTAAACACATCGGTATAAGAAACACCGAAACCATACTGGTTTGCAGTAAATTCAGACAAATCGTAATCTGAAGTATAAAACTCTTCTGTTGAAAGGTGTTCTTCATAGGGGGCAAAATAATCCGCCGCCGTTTGATTATAAAAACGATACGAAGGATACAAGGTAAACTTACTTGATATTTTTATAGGAAGCTCTATACTTGCGGTATGCGAACGAATGCCCCAATCATCAGAATAATAGCGATAATATGTTCTCAGCACAAAAATTTCGTTGATATAATAATTTAAACGCCCACCAACAGCTAACTTAAGCCTAGTATCGGGCAATTGTTCAATAGCATCAGCCAATTGAAAGTTCTCGATAAAAGAATCCTCTATATCGGCAAAATACACCCTTTGAAAAGGAGTTGACAACAGACCTTCTTGCTGAACAATATCTAAAGCTAAAGAACCTTGCAATCTTTTTGAAAGTATTTGCGAAAATCCTAAACCTATGGAATACGAGTTCCTATTTTCGTCTTCAAATTCTGCAAATATTGGATTATAATCTAGATTTCCCGTAAGGGTAAACTCCGTAAATAATGTGCTACTCGTCCCCTCTAATTCCTCGGCATAGGATTGCAACTCAACAGGGTATAATGGATTCCATTTATCAAAATAGACGTTAGCATTTAAACTTAATTCTGTATTTTTTTCGTTAAAAAGCTTGGTATAACTTCCACCAAAACCAAATGAAGCATAATCATACTCCTTTGATAAAGAAATTTTAGCTGACCATATATTATTTCTATCATCGGAACTGTGGCTATAAGTTCCTGTTAAGTTCACCCAAACATCGCTGGATGAAGCACCCGAAGAAGCTACAAAAGGGTCTGCAAGCTGATTATCATAATCGTCATCATCATCATCATCATCAGAAATACTTTTATTACTGGAAGAAGCCGTTGAGAACGCAACAACACCTCCATCAAAAGGATTTATATTACTGGAAGATGCTGATGTGTATGCAGATATACCTGCATCAATAGTCAATACATCATCATCATTTAAAGGTATGGATATTACAAACGAAGGAGCAAAATCAGTGAGTTCTTCGGTACCTATGCCACCGGTAACAGCAGCATTAGATCCATCTTGAGTGTAGTAACTAGCTAAAAAGTCTACTTCAACGTTTTCTAAAAC
This genomic stretch from Bacteroidales bacterium harbors:
- a CDS encoding DUF3570 domain-containing protein, whose amino-acid sequence is MKKILILSVLFSLISLGYAQEKAQDSTSVYKKRVLENVEVDFLASYYTQDGSNAAVTGGIGTEELTDFAPSFVISIPLNDDDVLTIDAGISAYTSASSSNINPFDGGVVAFSTASSSNKSISDDDDDDDDYDNQLADPFVASSGASSSDVWVNLTGTYSHSSDDRNNIWSAKISLSKEYDYASFGFGGSYTKLFNEKNTELSLNANVYFDKWNPLYPVELQSYAEELEGTSSTLFTEFTLTGNLDYNPIFAEFEDENRNSYSIGLGFSQILSKRLQGSLALDIVQQEGLLSTPFQRVYFADIEDSFIENFQLADAIEQLPDTRLKLAVGGRLNYYINEIFVLRTYYRYYSDDWGIRSHTASIELPIKISSKFTLYPSYRFYNQTAADYFAPYEEHLSTEEFYTSDYDLSEFTANQYGFGVSYTDVFTSFRIWKFGLKSIDLNFHQYERDSGLKASVITGGLKFILD